The following proteins are co-located in the Clostridiales bacterium genome:
- a CDS encoding O-acetylhomoserine aminocarboxypropyltransferase/cysteine synthase — protein MSYEAYKDNKLGFTTRQLHAGYNPAEHYRSKAVPIYHTAAFELGDFDRCTRLFEYSEEGHSYVRFSNPTNDVLEKRIASLEGGSAALAFSSGMAAISNTFLNIARAGDEIAAVQTLYGGTTTLLNKILPEYGIRGRFIEDENDIESYKKAINENTKAVYIESLGNPGMNIVDIEAIAKLAHENGIPLIIDNTFATPYLINAFDYGADILCYSATKYLAGHGTIIAGLTVEKGGFDWHNGKFPQFDAFYEEYRNSLGEETLKSSIFTKRLRIRYLTDLGSHLSPTNAFYLLQGMETLSLRMERHVENARKVAQFLEAHPKILSVSYPGLESSRYYSLAKKYFPKGPGAILSIRLKGGLEAAKKVLEQVRVFDYMVNVGDAKSLIVHSATSTHFGQSKEERERAGVFEDTLRLSVGIEDAEDLIGDLKQALEAV, from the coding sequence ATGAGCTATGAAGCATACAAGGACAATAAACTGGGCTTTACGACACGGCAGCTTCACGCAGGCTATAATCCGGCAGAACATTACCGCTCCAAAGCAGTACCGATTTATCATACCGCCGCCTTTGAACTTGGCGATTTTGACCGCTGCACAAGGCTGTTTGAATATTCAGAGGAAGGACATTCCTATGTAAGGTTCTCAAACCCTACGAACGATGTACTGGAAAAGCGAATTGCTTCTCTTGAAGGAGGGAGCGCAGCACTGGCATTCAGCTCAGGAATGGCCGCTATTTCCAACACGTTTCTTAATATTGCCAGAGCCGGTGATGAGATTGCCGCGGTACAGACGCTGTACGGAGGCACCACCACTCTGCTCAATAAGATTCTTCCCGAATACGGCATCCGTGGAAGGTTTATCGAAGACGAGAATGATATTGAATCCTACAAAAAAGCCATCAATGAAAATACAAAGGCAGTTTATATCGAAAGCCTGGGAAACCCGGGCATGAATATTGTTGACATTGAAGCCATTGCAAAGCTTGCCCACGAAAATGGTATTCCGCTGATCATAGACAATACCTTTGCCACACCATACCTCATCAATGCCTTTGATTATGGAGCGGATATTCTGTGCTATTCTGCTACAAAATATCTGGCAGGACACGGCACCATCATTGCAGGTCTTACTGTGGAGAAAGGTGGATTTGACTGGCACAACGGCAAATTTCCTCAGTTTGACGCGTTCTATGAAGAGTATCGAAATTCCCTGGGAGAAGAAACACTGAAAAGCAGCATCTTCACCAAGAGGCTTCGAATCCGATATCTCACTGATCTCGGCTCTCATTTGAGCCCCACCAATGCATTTTATCTGTTGCAGGGTATGGAAACCCTCTCACTGAGAATGGAACGTCATGTAGAAAATGCCCGGAAGGTCGCTCAGTTTTTAGAAGCCCATCCCAAGATCTTGTCCGTCTCTTATCCGGGGTTGGAAAGCAGTCGTTATTATTCCCTAGCGAAGAAATATTTTCCGAAAGGACCCGGTGCAATTTTGTCCATCCGTCTGAAAGGCGGTCTGGAAGCTGCAAAAAAAGTCTTGGAACAGGTACGAGTTTTTGACTATATGGTCAATGTTGGAGATGCCAAGTCGCTCATCGTACATTCCGCAACCTCCACCCATTTTGGTCAATCCAAGGAAGAGCGGGAACGGGCCGGAGTCTTTGAGGATACGCTTCGGCTTTCCGTAGGAATTGAAGACGCAGAGGATTTGATTGGTGATCTGAAACAGGCACTGGAAGCTGTATAA
- the gatC gene encoding Asp-tRNA(Asn)/Glu-tRNA(Gln) amidotransferase subunit GatC: MKITDQLIDYIGELSRLELSAEEKEDAKKDLTDILNYMDKLNELDTTGFKEMTHPFDEANRFRADEVVNEDQRSTMLKNAPDAKGDYFKVFKTVE; this comes from the coding sequence ATGAAAATTACAGATCAGTTGATTGACTATATTGGAGAGCTCTCCAGGCTGGAGCTTTCAGCAGAAGAAAAAGAAGATGCAAAAAAAGACCTGACAGACATCTTGAACTATATGGATAAGCTTAATGAACTGGATACGACAGGGTTCAAGGAGATGACCCATCCGTTTGATGAAGCCAACCGCTTCCGGGCAGACGAAGTCGTAAATGAAGACCAGCGCAGCACCATGTTGAAAAATGCCCCTGATGCCAAGGGCGATTACTTCAAAGTTTTCAAGACAGTGGAGTAG
- the gatA gene encoding Asp-tRNA(Asn)/Glu-tRNA(Gln) amidotransferase subunit GatA, whose amino-acid sequence MSALEIGEGIKSREFSCKEAAESYLAAAKIDRAAAAANSGQAVAAKEGQAAAANGGQAADGSSLAVNAYVTIMEEEALAQAEAVQKRIDSGEVLHPLAGVPVAVKDNICTKGTKTTAASRMLNNFIPPYDATVIQRLHSAGAVIIGKTNLDEYAMGGSTETSYYGVTRNPWNLETVPGGSSGGSAAAVAAGFAPYALGSDTGGSIRQPCSFCNLTGIKPTYGSVSRYGLMAYASSLDQIGTMGRNIRDCAEALSVISGYDEKDSTSVMKEAFDFSESFGKNIKELRIGVPKNYFDIGISEDVKASVLEAAKTFESLGASVEEFEIPTIEYAVPAYYIVACAEASSNLSRYDGIKYGYRSGDAKDLLEIFYRSRSEGFGKEVKRRIMLGSFVLSSGYFDAYYKKALQVRGLIKKSFDDAFEKYDVILSPVSPTTAYPIGGQIEDPLAMYLADIYTVSINLSGLPAVALPCGFGKDGMPVGMQLIGKAFSEKTLVKAADEYQNHTDYHKQMPGAAVIGSADGKGGQK is encoded by the coding sequence ATGTCGGCTCTGGAAATCGGAGAAGGAATAAAAAGCAGGGAGTTCAGCTGTAAAGAGGCGGCGGAAAGCTATCTTGCAGCAGCCAAAATTGACAGAGCTGCGGCTGCGGCTAACAGCGGCCAGGCGGTGGCAGCAAAGGAAGGTCAGGCAGCAGCTGCTAACGGAGGTCAGGCGGCTGACGGATCTAGTTTGGCAGTAAACGCCTATGTCACCATCATGGAAGAGGAAGCCCTAGCCCAGGCGGAAGCGGTACAAAAGCGTATCGACAGCGGCGAAGTGCTGCACCCTCTTGCGGGAGTACCGGTGGCGGTAAAGGATAACATCTGTACCAAAGGAACGAAAACGACCGCTGCATCCAGGATGCTGAATAATTTTATCCCGCCCTATGATGCAACAGTAATCCAGCGTCTTCACAGTGCAGGAGCCGTTATCATCGGAAAAACCAATCTGGATGAATACGCCATGGGAGGCTCTACGGAAACCTCCTATTATGGAGTCACCAGAAATCCGTGGAATCTAGAAACAGTACCCGGCGGTTCTTCCGGCGGCTCTGCGGCGGCGGTTGCAGCGGGATTTGCACCTTACGCCCTAGGCTCCGATACGGGAGGCTCTATCCGTCAGCCCTGCTCTTTCTGTAATCTGACAGGGATTAAGCCTACCTACGGCAGTGTTTCCCGGTATGGTCTCATGGCTTATGCGTCCTCGCTGGATCAGATCGGCACCATGGGACGAAACATTCGCGACTGCGCAGAGGCGCTCTCTGTAATTTCCGGGTATGATGAGAAGGACAGTACCTCTGTCATGAAAGAAGCCTTTGATTTTTCCGAGAGCTTTGGCAAGAATATCAAGGAGCTTCGAATCGGTGTTCCAAAGAACTACTTTGATATTGGGATCTCAGAGGATGTAAAAGCATCAGTGCTGGAGGCAGCCAAGACCTTCGAATCCCTGGGCGCGTCTGTGGAGGAATTTGAAATTCCAACCATCGAGTATGCTGTGCCAGCATACTATATTGTAGCCTGCGCCGAGGCAAGCTCCAATCTGTCCCGCTATGACGGCATCAAGTACGGATATCGATCCGGAGATGCGAAGGATCTTTTGGAAATCTTCTACCGCTCCCGCAGTGAGGGCTTCGGAAAAGAAGTGAAACGAAGAATCATGCTGGGATCCTTTGTACTGAGCTCCGGATACTTTGACGCCTACTATAAAAAAGCGCTTCAGGTCAGAGGCTTGATCAAGAAGTCTTTTGATGATGCTTTTGAGAAATATGATGTGATTTTGAGTCCCGTAAGTCCTACCACGGCATACCCCATAGGAGGTCAGATCGAAGATCCGCTGGCCATGTATCTTGCGGATATCTATACCGTATCCATCAACCTGTCCGGCCTGCCTGCAGTTGCCTTGCCCTGCGGTTTTGGGAAAGACGGAATGCCGGTGGGAATGCAGCTCATCGGAAAGGCTTTCTCAGAGAAAACCTTGGTAAAAGCTGCTGATGAATATCAGAATCATACCGATTATCATAAACAAATGCCTGGCGCTGCTGTCATAGGCTCCGCTGACGGGAAAGGAGGGCAGAAATAA
- the aspS gene encoding aspartate--tRNA ligase encodes MKYEIVMGLEVHVELSTKTKIFCSCTTEFGGLPNSHTCPVCLGMPGSLPVFNKSVADKAIKAGLALHCQIDRNNRFDRKNYFYPDLPKDYQISQLYAPICQNGYLDIELADGTAKKITIREIHMEEDAGKLIHDNSGTLIDYNRCGVPLVEIVTNPDFSSPEEVGVFLERLQEILVYLDVSDCKMQEGSMRADVNLSVRPEGQEEYGTRTEMKNLNSLKAIQRAIAFESERQIKVIQEGGTIRQETRRWDDEAGESYAMRSKENAQDYRYFPDPDLLPVRISDAWMAEMESAMTELPKDKRQRYQADFGLTSKAAETLTSAKEIAYLFEETAARSGNAKESANIIIGDILKLMKETATLPENITIDSEKLAAAVQLIADGKINRSVGKTVVEELYKNNIDPAAYVKENGLLIIEDSSKIEPVVLQVLESHPQSIEDYKNGKEKAFDFLIGQCMRLLKGSASPKAINAMLREKLEQLDPSMISAKLEQNVDAEKSGASTVANETQGNTVTQASAGIQENSEHEQYEAEKAALNKTFAAYGKFAGRDHSSENGLEPIKVFESQVYRTKTCGELTISDVGSEVKLAGWIHTIRNHGGVAFIDLRDHYGITQVVVTDQQLEGLCKETVISISGTVIKRDAETYNQSLSTGEIELKAEEIRVLGTAMNNLPFEVDSSTDTREDVRLKYRFLDMRNPKVHNNMVLRSEIIRCLRNQMERMDFLEIQTPILANSSPEGARDYLVPSRKHKGKFYALPQAPQQFKQLLMVSGFDKYFQIAPCFRDEDARIDRSPGEFYQLDFEMAFATQEDVFAVAEQVLSATFARFTNKYVSPAPFRRIPFAEAMLKYGSDKPDLRNPLEIMDLTDFFQTVDFKPFHGKLVRGITVPGCAKMPKSFFASMEKFAISIGMKGLGYISVKEDMTYKGPIDKFFSDEQKIEIASLASLKKDDVLYFISDERGLAEKYAGQIRTELGKRLDLIAKDRFEFCFITDFPMYEINEETGKVDFTHNPFSMPQGEMEALQTMNPLEIKAYQYDIVCNGVELSSGAVRNHRPDIMVKAFEIAGYTEEDVKSKFGALYQAFQYGAPPHAGMAPGVDRMVMLLADEESIREVIPFPLNSNAQNPMLNSPGEVEEKQLREVHIKIR; translated from the coding sequence ATGAAGTACGAAATTGTAATGGGACTTGAGGTCCATGTTGAACTGTCTACCAAGACCAAGATCTTTTGCAGCTGTACCACAGAGTTTGGCGGTCTGCCCAATTCCCACACCTGTCCAGTTTGCCTCGGCATGCCCGGCAGCCTGCCGGTCTTTAATAAATCAGTAGCGGATAAAGCCATCAAAGCTGGTCTTGCCCTCCACTGCCAAATCGACAGGAACAACCGGTTTGACCGGAAAAATTACTTTTACCCTGACCTTCCCAAGGACTATCAGATTTCCCAGCTCTATGCACCGATCTGCCAGAACGGCTATCTTGACATCGAGCTTGCCGACGGTACCGCAAAGAAAATCACCATCAGGGAAATACACATGGAAGAGGATGCGGGAAAACTGATTCACGACAATTCCGGAACTCTTATCGACTATAACCGGTGCGGCGTTCCGCTGGTAGAAATCGTTACAAACCCTGATTTTTCAAGTCCGGAAGAAGTGGGCGTGTTTTTGGAACGCCTGCAGGAGATCCTGGTCTATCTTGATGTATCCGACTGTAAGATGCAGGAAGGCTCCATGCGTGCCGATGTGAACCTCTCCGTAAGACCGGAGGGTCAGGAGGAATACGGAACCAGAACTGAAATGAAGAATCTCAACTCCCTGAAGGCCATTCAAAGAGCCATAGCCTTCGAAAGCGAGCGTCAGATCAAGGTAATTCAGGAAGGCGGAACGATCAGACAGGAAACAAGACGCTGGGACGATGAGGCCGGCGAAAGCTACGCCATGCGCTCCAAGGAGAATGCCCAGGATTACCGGTACTTCCCCGATCCAGACCTGCTTCCTGTGAGAATCAGCGATGCATGGATGGCAGAGATGGAAAGCGCCATGACGGAGCTTCCAAAGGATAAAAGACAGCGGTATCAGGCTGACTTTGGGCTCACTTCCAAAGCTGCGGAAACCCTCACCTCTGCCAAAGAGATCGCATATCTCTTTGAAGAAACCGCCGCACGATCCGGGAATGCAAAGGAAAGTGCCAACATCATCATCGGAGATATTCTTAAGCTGATGAAGGAAACGGCAACGCTGCCAGAAAATATAACGATTGATTCAGAGAAGCTGGCCGCCGCCGTACAGCTGATTGCAGATGGCAAAATCAACCGAAGCGTCGGAAAGACCGTCGTCGAGGAACTCTATAAAAACAACATTGATCCGGCGGCGTATGTCAAGGAAAACGGACTTCTGATCATCGAGGACAGCAGCAAGATTGAGCCGGTTGTACTGCAGGTTTTGGAAAGTCATCCTCAGTCCATAGAGGATTACAAGAACGGCAAGGAAAAGGCTTTCGATTTCCTCATTGGTCAGTGCATGAGACTGCTCAAGGGAAGCGCAAGCCCCAAGGCAATCAACGCAATGCTTCGGGAGAAGCTGGAGCAGCTTGATCCGTCTATGATCAGCGCAAAGCTTGAACAGAATGTCGATGCTGAAAAGTCAGGCGCATCAACAGTAGCTAATGAGACCCAAGGGAATACAGTGACTCAAGCAAGTGCTGGAATTCAAGAAAATTCCGAACACGAACAGTACGAAGCGGAGAAGGCTGCGCTCAACAAGACCTTTGCAGCCTATGGAAAGTTTGCCGGAAGAGACCACAGCTCAGAAAACGGACTGGAGCCTATCAAAGTATTTGAGTCCCAGGTATATCGCACCAAGACCTGCGGTGAGCTGACCATTTCTGATGTAGGAAGCGAAGTGAAACTGGCCGGCTGGATTCATACCATCCGTAATCACGGAGGCGTTGCCTTTATTGATCTGCGGGATCATTACGGGATTACCCAGGTCGTTGTAACGGATCAGCAGCTGGAGGGTCTTTGCAAGGAAACGGTCATCAGTATTTCCGGTACGGTGATCAAACGAGATGCGGAAACCTATAACCAAAGCCTCTCCACAGGAGAAATCGAGCTGAAGGCAGAGGAAATCCGAGTTCTTGGAACTGCCATGAACAATCTGCCTTTTGAAGTTGACAGCTCCACCGACACCAGGGAGGATGTACGGCTGAAATACCGATTCCTGGATATGAGAAATCCCAAGGTGCACAACAATATGGTGCTGCGTTCTGAGATTATCCGCTGTCTGAGAAATCAGATGGAGCGTATGGATTTCCTTGAAATTCAGACGCCTATTCTGGCCAACTCCTCGCCAGAGGGAGCCAGAGATTATCTGGTACCCAGCAGAAAGCACAAAGGAAAGTTTTATGCCCTGCCTCAGGCTCCCCAGCAGTTTAAGCAGCTGCTCATGGTGTCGGGCTTTGATAAATATTTTCAGATCGCACCCTGCTTCCGTGACGAGGATGCGAGAATCGACCGGTCTCCGGGAGAATTTTATCAGCTGGATTTTGAGATGGCCTTTGCCACCCAGGAAGATGTCTTTGCTGTGGCAGAGCAAGTGCTTTCCGCAACCTTTGCCCGGTTTACCAATAAATATGTGTCCCCTGCTCCCTTCCGGAGAATTCCTTTTGCGGAAGCGATGCTGAAATATGGAAGTGATAAACCGGATCTGAGAAATCCGCTGGAAATCATGGATCTGACAGATTTCTTCCAGACCGTGGACTTCAAACCGTTCCACGGAAAGCTGGTTCGTGGAATTACCGTGCCCGGCTGCGCCAAGATGCCCAAATCCTTCTTTGCCTCCATGGAAAAGTTTGCGATTAGCATTGGCATGAAGGGGCTTGGATATATCTCCGTCAAAGAGGATATGACTTACAAGGGACCCATTGACAAGTTCTTCAGCGACGAGCAGAAGATAGAGATTGCTTCCCTTGCTTCCCTCAAAAAAGACGATGTGCTCTACTTCATCAGCGATGAAAGAGGGCTTGCGGAAAAGTATGCCGGTCAGATCAGGACAGAGCTTGGAAAGCGGCTGGATCTCATTGCTAAGGATCGGTTTGAGTTTTGTTTTATCACCGACTTCCCTATGTACGAAATCAATGAGGAGACAGGGAAAGTAGATTTCACCCACAATCCGTTCTCCATGCCTCAGGGAGAAATGGAGGCGCTGCAGACAATGAATCCACTGGAAATAAAAGCGTATCAGTATGATATTGTCTGCAACGGTGTCGAGCTTTCCTCCGGAGCGGTGAGAAACCACAGGCCCGATATTATGGTCAAGGCCTTTGAAATTGCTGGATATACCGAGGAAGATGTGAAGAGCAAGTTTGGAGCCCTCTATCAGGCGTTCCAGTACGGTGCGCCGCCGCATGCGGGTATGGCTCCCGGAGTAGATCGTATGGTCATGCTGCTGGCAGACGAGGAGAGCATCAGAGAGGTCATTCCGTTCCCGCTGAACAGCAATGCGCAGAACCCGATGCTCAATTCGCCCGGTGAGGTTGAGGAAAAGCAGCTGAGAGAGGTTCACATCAAGATCAGATAA
- a CDS encoding ferredoxin codes for MIYNSSEAEKKAAYHVAELMMAAARTAPKGCGVDNLVAVMIDGEEKAQLADQMRKIAEETGADFFARDGGNVDASPVIVILGVKNIPLGLDNCGYCGFENCAATVKAGASCAFNVTDLGIAVGSAVSVAANHRFDNRVMFSAGKAAMALKFLPENVRVAYGIPLSASGKSIFFDRAAATCSE; via the coding sequence ATGATTTACAATAGCTCAGAAGCAGAAAAAAAGGCGGCGTATCATGTGGCGGAATTGATGATGGCAGCAGCCAGAACCGCACCGAAAGGGTGCGGCGTTGATAACTTAGTGGCTGTTATGATAGATGGAGAAGAAAAGGCGCAATTGGCGGATCAGATGCGAAAGATCGCCGAAGAAACAGGAGCGGACTTTTTTGCCAGAGACGGCGGCAATGTTGACGCAAGTCCCGTTATCGTGATTCTTGGAGTTAAAAATATTCCTCTTGGTCTCGATAATTGTGGTTACTGCGGATTTGAAAACTGCGCCGCTACAGTGAAAGCCGGTGCCAGCTGTGCATTTAACGTTACGGATCTTGGGATTGCTGTTGGATCAGCGGTATCCGTGGCTGCAAACCATCGGTTTGACAACAGAGTGATGTTTTCAGCAGGAAAAGCTGCGATGGCATTAAAGTTTTTACCGGAAAATGTGCGTGTTGCATATGGCATACCGCTTTCCGCAAGTGGAAAGAGTATCTTTTTTGATAGAGCGGCGGCAACTTGCAGCGAATAA
- a CDS encoding pyridoxal phosphate-dependent aminotransferase, translating into MKPLSQKMLDMKASSVRKLTKYADEAEKQGKKIYKLNIGQPDLHVPEEYYERIRGFHEPTVEYMPSQGIPQLLEAVESYYKSVGIDVDRNHIYITTGGTEAIMFTLLALTNPGDEFLTFEPYYSNYNTFFTMTGATPVAVTTYVEDGFHVKREAIEAKITDKTKAIFVTNPGNPTGTVLREDEIRMIADVAKEHDLYIICDEVYREMVFGGVNVTSFGYLEDIHDRLIIVDSVSKRYNACGARIGVLISKNDEVLELISKLCQGRLAVSTIEQFGAVGLYSTGFRVIHQIRDEFEKRRDVVFESLKRIPGVFCEKPEGAFYLICKLPVEDANDFLIWMLQEFDDQGETVMAAPADGFYATEGLGRDEIRIAYVLEPEKLVRAIEILGKGLEAYQNR; encoded by the coding sequence ATGAAACCATTATCGCAGAAAATGCTCGACATGAAAGCGTCCTCTGTTCGCAAACTTACCAAATATGCTGATGAAGCAGAAAAACAGGGGAAGAAAATCTATAAGTTGAACATCGGACAGCCGGATCTTCACGTTCCGGAAGAATATTATGAGAGAATCCGTGGATTTCATGAGCCCACGGTGGAATATATGCCGTCACAGGGCATTCCCCAGCTTCTTGAAGCGGTGGAGTCCTATTATAAGAGTGTCGGTATCGATGTGGACCGGAACCATATCTACATTACCACGGGAGGAACCGAGGCCATCATGTTTACGCTGCTTGCCCTCACCAACCCCGGGGATGAGTTTCTGACCTTTGAACCTTACTATTCCAATTACAATACTTTCTTTACGATGACGGGAGCAACGCCGGTGGCGGTAACCACCTATGTAGAGGATGGCTTCCATGTGAAACGAGAAGCAATTGAAGCAAAGATTACAGATAAGACTAAGGCCATCTTCGTAACCAACCCGGGAAATCCGACGGGAACGGTTTTGAGAGAGGACGAAATCCGTATGATTGCAGATGTGGCAAAGGAACATGATTTATACATCATCTGCGACGAAGTATACCGGGAAATGGTATTTGGAGGAGTCAATGTCACAAGCTTTGGTTATCTTGAGGATATCCATGACCGACTCATCATCGTGGACAGTGTTTCCAAGCGGTACAACGCCTGCGGCGCAAGAATCGGTGTGCTGATATCCAAAAACGATGAAGTGCTGGAATTGATCTCAAAGCTCTGTCAGGGAAGACTGGCTGTGTCCACCATTGAGCAATTTGGTGCGGTGGGATTGTACTCCACGGGCTTCCGGGTGATTCATCAGATTCGTGATGAATTTGAAAAGCGTAGAGATGTGGTATTTGAAAGCTTGAAGCGCATTCCTGGCGTATTCTGTGAAAAACCGGAAGGGGCATTTTATTTAATCTGCAAGCTGCCGGTTGAGGATGCAAATGACTTTCTCATCTGGATGCTTCAGGAATTTGATGATCAGGGAGAGACGGTTATGGCTGCTCCAGCGGATGGGTTTTATGCTACCGAGGGACTTGGCAGAGATGAGATTCGAATCGCCTATGTTCTGGAGCCCGAAAAACTGGTTCGCGCCATTGAAATCCTAGGAAAAGGGCTGGAAGCATATCAGAATCGTTAG
- a CDS encoding HDOD domain-containing protein, translating into MDIYVARQPIFNRKMGLYGYELLYRRSEKNYFEGGDQSGATKELVYNTFLVIGLNKLTDGTVGFINFTQDLLEMEVARILPKDQVVIEILETVQASDKVVAACKKLKELGYTIALDDFVFDRSGQDYTALIELADIIKIEFSIADKQAQRELLRRYKNKITFLAEKVETREEYKEAVEMGYELFQGYFFSKPMMVKSKEIGTLNVHLIHIMQELYKENPNFSVIADIIQKDLGLSFKLLKMANSIYFGGKYTIKSLTHAVVRLGTVEMKHWVSIMLLREHENEENSELIKMCLLRGKVLELISGELKQNHSETEFFLTGILSSIDVIVGERMEKILNSLPLSLGVKDSLLGKPEHLRDCLDCVLAYERFEFDDAQAGLAKLDLSLERYMELYVEGLTWLRTTSG; encoded by the coding sequence ATGGATATTTATGTAGCCCGTCAGCCTATCTTTAATCGAAAAATGGGTTTGTACGGTTATGAGTTGTTGTATCGGAGAAGTGAAAAAAACTATTTTGAGGGTGGAGATCAGAGCGGTGCAACCAAAGAGCTGGTCTATAATACCTTTCTTGTCATCGGCCTAAATAAGCTCACCGACGGAACTGTGGGCTTTATTAATTTTACCCAGGATCTTTTAGAAATGGAAGTTGCGCGAATATTGCCCAAGGATCAGGTGGTTATTGAAATTTTAGAAACGGTTCAAGCAAGCGATAAGGTGGTCGCTGCATGTAAAAAGCTAAAGGAGCTTGGGTATACCATCGCACTGGATGACTTTGTATTTGATCGATCCGGCCAGGACTACACCGCCTTAATCGAACTTGCAGATATTATAAAAATAGAGTTTTCTATTGCTGATAAACAAGCCCAAAGAGAGCTGCTCAGACGTTACAAAAATAAGATCACATTTTTAGCGGAAAAAGTGGAAACACGGGAAGAGTACAAAGAAGCCGTGGAAATGGGCTATGAACTCTTTCAGGGATACTTTTTCAGCAAACCTATGATGGTGAAGTCAAAAGAAATTGGCACGCTGAATGTACACCTGATTCACATCATGCAGGAACTCTATAAAGAAAATCCCAATTTCTCAGTAATAGCCGATATCATCCAGAAGGATCTGGGCCTTTCCTTCAAGCTGCTAAAAATGGCCAATTCCATTTACTTCGGAGGGAAATATACCATTAAGAGTTTGACGCATGCAGTGGTGCGGCTGGGAACAGTAGAAATGAAGCATTGGGTTTCTATCATGCTTCTGCGTGAGCATGAAAATGAAGAGAATTCGGAGCTGATTAAGATGTGCCTGCTGAGGGGTAAAGTCCTCGAACTTATTTCAGGGGAGCTGAAACAGAATCATTCAGAAACAGAATTTTTTCTTACAGGCATTCTCTCTTCCATCGACGTTATCGTGGGTGAGCGTATGGAGAAAATTTTAAATTCACTGCCACTTTCCTTAGGGGTGAAAGACTCCCTTCTCGGAAAACCGGAGCATTTAAGGGATTGTCTCGACTGCGTTTTGGCCTACGAACGGTTTGAATTTGACGACGCTCAGGCGGGGCTTGCAAAGCTTGATTTGTCACTGGAGCGATATATGGAGCTTTATGTAGAGGGACTTACATGGCTGAGAACTACCAGCGGCTAA
- a CDS encoding DMT family transporter, translating into MSSKLRNDFLLFLAALIWGASFVAQRAGMEYIGPFTFNGIRCIVGVLVLIPVILFLDAQSKKRNLSEGVPAISEEEKKARRKTLLIGGLSCGAVLFVASSLQQIGMVYTTAGKGGFITALYIVLVPVLGLLIRRKVRPILWLCVAMGILGLYLLCIKDDFSIGTGDFLVLLCAFGFAIHILVIDYFSPKTDGVKLSCIQFLVCGVASIPFMTLLETVDWPSVFACWLPILYAGVMSCGVAYTLQIVAQKNTEPTVASLILSLESVFALIAGMILLSERITIKEGIGCLIMFAAIILAQLPEKEKHLA; encoded by the coding sequence ATGAGCAGCAAATTACGTAATGATTTTCTATTATTTCTCGCGGCACTCATCTGGGGTGCATCCTTTGTCGCCCAGAGAGCAGGCATGGAGTATATTGGGCCATTTACCTTCAACGGCATCCGCTGTATTGTCGGAGTTCTTGTCCTAATTCCTGTCATCCTTTTTTTAGACGCCCAGAGCAAAAAAAGAAATCTTTCTGAAGGCGTTCCTGCAATCAGCGAGGAAGAGAAGAAGGCTCGAAGAAAGACGCTGCTCATCGGCGGTCTTTCCTGCGGTGCGGTTCTTTTTGTCGCCAGCTCTCTCCAGCAGATCGGGATGGTTTATACCACCGCCGGAAAGGGAGGTTTTATTACCGCTCTGTATATTGTCCTGGTACCCGTACTGGGATTATTGATTCGGAGAAAGGTGCGTCCAATCCTCTGGCTTTGCGTTGCAATGGGTATTTTGGGTCTCTACCTGCTCTGCATCAAGGACGACTTTAGCATTGGCACCGGAGATTTTCTCGTCCTGCTCTGTGCCTTCGGTTTTGCGATCCACATCCTTGTAATTGATTATTTTTCACCTAAGACCGATGGCGTGAAGCTTTCTTGTATCCAGTTTCTGGTGTGTGGAGTTGCCTCCATTCCCTTTATGACTCTATTGGAGACGGTAGACTGGCCCAGTGTCTTTGCCTGCTGGCTTCCGATTTTGTATGCTGGTGTCATGTCCTGCGGCGTTGCCTACACGCTTCAGATTGTCGCCCAAAAAAATACCGAACCTACCGTTGCATCTCTAATTCTTTCTTTAGAATCTGTCTTCGCTCTTATTGCAGGAATGATTCTACTAAGTGAAAGAATCACCATAAAAGAAGGGATTGGCTGTCTGATCATGTTTGCAGCGATCATTCTGGCACAGCTGCCCGAAAAAGAGAAACATCTTGCATAA